CATTTTAACCTTTATCCACACAAAACAGTGTTAGAAAATGTTACACTAGCGCCCATAAAGGTTCTAGGAATTGATAAAAAAGAAGCTGAAAAAACAGCCCAAAAATATCTGGAATTTGTAAATATGTGGGACAAGAAAGATTCCTATCCAGCCATGCTATCTGGTGGACAAAAGCAACGGATTGCCATTGCACGCGGACTCGCTATGCATCCCGAACTCCTCCTCTTTGATGAGCCAACATCTGCTCTTGATCCTGAGACTATCGGTGATGTTCTAGCAGTTATGCAAAAACTGGCACATGACGGGATGAACATGATCATCGTTACCCACGAAATGGGCTTTGCTCGAGAGGTTGCGGACCGCATTATCTTTATGGCCGACGGAGAGGTTTTAGTAGATACGATAGATGTCGATGACTTTTTCGACAATCCAAGCGAACCTCGTGCCCAACAATTCCTCAGCAAAATTATCAACCACGAAAGTGACAAAGTCAAATAAGGAGGCGCCTATGAAAAAGAAATTCTTTTTATCAGCATTATTGATTAGCCTTTTCGGTCTTTCTGCTGCCAAACCAGTGCAAGCCGATACTAGCGTCGCAGACATTCAAAAAAGAGGCGAACTAGTTGTCGGCGTTAAACAAGACGTTCCCAATTTTGGCTACAAGGATCCCAAGACAGGGAATTATTCTGGTATCGAAACCGACTTAGCCAAGATGATTGCAGACGAACTCAAAGTCAAGATTCGCTACGTTCCTGTTACCGCACAAACTCGTGGACCACTACTAGACAACGAACAGGTCGACATGGATATCGCAACCTTCACCATCACAGATGAACGTAAAAAATTGTACAATTTCACCAGTCCCTACTATACGGATGCTTCCGGCTTTTTGGTCAATAAATCCGCCAACATCAAAAGCATTGAGGACCTAAACGGTAAAACCATTGGGGTTGCCCAAGGATCCATCACCCAGCGCTTGATCACTGAACTGGGCAAAAAGAAAGGTCTAACCTTTAAATTCGTTGAACTTGGTTCCTACCCAGAATTGATTACTTCCCTTCACGCTCACCGTATTGATGCCTTTTCCGTGGACCGCTCTATCCTGTCTGGCTACATTAGTAAACGGACAGAACTACTAGATGATAGTTTTAAGCCATCTGACTACGGTATCGTCACCAAGAAATCAAACACCGAGCTCAACGATTATCTTGATAGCTTGGTCACTAAATGGACCAAGGATGGTAGTTTGCAGAAACTTTATGACCGTTACAAGCTCAAACCATCTAGCCATACCGCAGATTAAGGAGGACACCCCATGACAGATTTATCATCTTGGACAGCCTATTTTCAGGATTTTGGACAATTTTTCAATGGTTTCCTCTTCACCCTTGCCCTAGCGGTTGGTTCCTTTATCCTCGCCATGGT
This Streptococcus oralis DNA region includes the following protein-coding sequences:
- a CDS encoding amino acid ABC transporter ATP-binding protein — translated: MALVEFKNVEKYYGDYHALRDINLRFEKGQVVVLLGPSGSGKSTLIRTINGLEAIDKGSLLVNGHQVAGASQKDLVPLRKEVGMVFQHFNLYPHKTVLENVTLAPIKVLGIDKKEAEKTAQKYLEFVNMWDKKDSYPAMLSGGQKQRIAIARGLAMHPELLLFDEPTSALDPETIGDVLAVMQKLAHDGMNMIIVTHEMGFAREVADRIIFMADGEVLVDTIDVDDFFDNPSEPRAQQFLSKIINHESDKVK
- a CDS encoding transporter substrate-binding domain-containing protein yields the protein MKKKFFLSALLISLFGLSAAKPVQADTSVADIQKRGELVVGVKQDVPNFGYKDPKTGNYSGIETDLAKMIADELKVKIRYVPVTAQTRGPLLDNEQVDMDIATFTITDERKKLYNFTSPYYTDASGFLVNKSANIKSIEDLNGKTIGVAQGSITQRLITELGKKKGLTFKFVELGSYPELITSLHAHRIDAFSVDRSILSGYISKRTELLDDSFKPSDYGIVTKKSNTELNDYLDSLVTKWTKDGSLQKLYDRYKLKPSSHTAD